One part of the Candidatus Cloacimonas sp. genome encodes these proteins:
- a CDS encoding PDZ domain-containing protein, which translates to MHAYYRQPAIYKDQVVFIAEDDLWTFNLKEKVARRLTANLGMIRYPQFSPDGKQIAFTSTEEGISEIYLMPSEGGEAKRITYLGAYLYTLGWKGSKIIFASSHSSFLRGYDKLFEIESEGGAPVELPYGRASDISFGEKGVVLGRNTGNPARWKRYRGGTAGYVLIDKNGDGKFKKLIDLNGNFACPMWIGNRIYFICDHEGIGNIYSCTPEGKDLQKHSQHKDYYARGAYSDGKTIIWHAGAELWLMDIKENKPRKLSFAYSSPMVQRQRKFVSPPQNLENVYLSPDGGSLSLELRGKALVSGNWEGSVQQYGWHQGVRYRLPQILPDGKHLLLLSDEPGYERFEIHPLRQDFEKVTEEVVIIDNPDLGRVTSFVPAPKGSLVAIENHRCEVIVLDLESKEFKTIDRNEFGLIWELNWSPDGRWLTYSINRDRNTRHIIIWDSKENQLHIVSKPVLNDTAPVFDPEGKYLYFVSVRNLNPLPDGIQFDFIYPNSYKPYLIPLKKELRSPFIQEPKPFEAKPETPKKDEKKEEKEPKDEIKPVEIDFEGICDRVIEFPVSSGIYGGLSAIKDRLFYVNMPLENRADDENKFDLMCYDLNKLESWTYAKDITGYHICQDGSAILIRQKDKLRVISTKLEPKAELPAEATPGKKSGYIDLSRFSVEIVPVAEWQQMFKEAWRLQTQQYWVEDMAGINWQKVFDRYYPLVERCASRSDFSDLMWEVQGELGTSHCYEFGGDYRQSPNYRIGKLGIDYRYNARKKGYEIIRILKGDHWLSENRSPFMNPGINVSEGWIIKAVNGIPVNKTTPPERLTLNLAGQQVQLSVTSPDGKEEKVVTLPTMKDETQARYRDWVESNREYVHNASKGKLGYLHIPDMQKDGLIEFHRYFLAEVDHEGLVIDVRSNGGGSVSGLLLQKLARKRIGYDKTRWWGANPYMDNAPMGPMVCITDEHAGSDGDIFSHSFKLLGLGKLIGKRTWGGVIGIWPRHWLVDGTITTQPEFSFWFKDVGWGVENYGTDPDIEVDIMPQDYVEGKDPQLDVAIKTCLAEIKKNPPLKPDFGKIPRKTLP; encoded by the coding sequence ATGCACGCGTATTATCGTCAACCTGCTATCTATAAAGATCAAGTGGTCTTTATTGCTGAAGATGACCTCTGGACTTTTAACTTAAAAGAAAAAGTTGCCAGGCGTCTAACTGCCAATTTGGGTATGATTCGCTATCCTCAGTTTTCTCCTGATGGTAAGCAAATTGCTTTTACCAGCACGGAAGAAGGAATTTCCGAAATTTATCTAATGCCTTCCGAAGGTGGCGAAGCAAAACGCATAACTTATTTGGGAGCTTATCTTTATACGCTGGGATGGAAAGGCAGCAAAATTATTTTCGCTTCTTCTCACAGTTCTTTTCTCCGGGGTTATGACAAACTTTTCGAAATTGAAAGTGAAGGTGGAGCTCCGGTGGAATTACCTTATGGAAGGGCATCCGATATTTCTTTTGGTGAAAAAGGAGTTGTTTTAGGTAGAAATACAGGCAATCCTGCAAGGTGGAAAAGATATCGGGGTGGAACTGCCGGCTATGTTTTGATTGATAAAAACGGCGATGGCAAATTCAAGAAACTGATTGATTTAAATGGGAACTTTGCCTGCCCGATGTGGATTGGCAACAGGATTTATTTTATCTGTGACCACGAAGGAATTGGCAATATTTATTCTTGCACGCCAGAGGGCAAAGACCTGCAAAAACACAGCCAGCATAAGGATTATTATGCCCGCGGTGCTTATAGCGATGGAAAAACTATTATCTGGCACGCGGGAGCAGAACTTTGGTTGATGGATATAAAAGAAAACAAGCCCCGGAAATTGTCTTTTGCTTATAGCAGTCCGATGGTTCAGAGGCAACGCAAATTTGTTAGTCCACCCCAAAATCTGGAAAATGTATATCTTTCACCTGATGGTGGTTCCCTTTCTTTAGAATTACGCGGGAAGGCATTAGTTAGTGGAAATTGGGAAGGCAGTGTGCAACAATATGGTTGGCATCAAGGAGTGCGTTATCGTCTGCCCCAAATTTTGCCGGACGGAAAACATCTGCTTTTGCTGTCTGATGAACCTGGCTATGAGCGTTTTGAAATTCACCCTTTGCGCCAGGATTTTGAAAAGGTCACCGAAGAAGTGGTGATTATTGATAATCCCGATTTGGGCAGAGTTACATCTTTTGTCCCTGCTCCTAAGGGCTCTCTGGTGGCTATTGAAAATCACCGTTGCGAGGTGATAGTTTTAGATTTGGAAAGCAAAGAATTCAAAACGATAGACCGGAACGAATTTGGCCTAATTTGGGAACTTAATTGGTCTCCGGATGGACGCTGGCTAACTTATAGCATAAATCGTGACCGTAACACCAGGCATATTATTATCTGGGATAGTAAAGAAAATCAATTGCATATAGTAAGTAAACCTGTGTTAAATGATACCGCTCCTGTTTTTGATCCGGAAGGAAAGTATCTCTATTTTGTGTCGGTGCGCAATTTAAATCCTTTACCGGATGGCATTCAGTTTGATTTCATCTACCCCAATTCCTATAAACCCTATTTAATTCCGTTGAAAAAAGAGCTGCGTTCTCCTTTTATTCAGGAACCGAAGCCCTTTGAAGCAAAACCGGAAACCCCTAAAAAAGATGAGAAAAAAGAAGAAAAAGAACCCAAAGACGAAATTAAACCGGTAGAAATTGATTTTGAAGGGATATGTGACCGCGTAATAGAATTTCCTGTTTCCTCCGGAATTTATGGTGGTTTGAGTGCAATCAAAGACCGCTTGTTCTATGTGAATATGCCTCTGGAAAACAGAGCAGATGATGAAAACAAGTTTGATTTGATGTGCTACGATTTGAACAAACTGGAGAGCTGGACTTATGCCAAAGATATTACAGGTTATCATATCTGCCAGGATGGCTCTGCTATTTTAATTCGCCAAAAGGATAAACTCCGGGTAATTTCTACTAAACTTGAGCCCAAAGCTGAACTGCCTGCAGAGGCAACACCCGGAAAAAAGAGCGGCTATATTGATTTGAGCCGTTTTTCTGTGGAAATTGTGCCTGTTGCAGAATGGCAACAAATGTTTAAAGAGGCCTGGCGTTTACAGACACAACAATATTGGGTGGAAGATATGGCAGGAATTAACTGGCAAAAGGTTTTTGACCGCTATTATCCATTAGTTGAGCGTTGTGCCAGCAGAAGTGATTTTTCCGATCTGATGTGGGAAGTGCAAGGCGAATTGGGCACCAGCCACTGTTATGAATTTGGCGGGGACTATCGTCAAAGTCCAAATTATAGAATCGGCAAATTGGGCATTGATTATCGCTATAATGCTCGCAAAAAGGGCTATGAAATAATCCGTATTTTAAAAGGAGACCATTGGCTAAGCGAAAATCGTTCGCCTTTTATGAACCCAGGTATTAATGTTTCCGAGGGCTGGATAATTAAAGCCGTAAATGGAATTCCCGTAAATAAAACTACACCTCCGGAAAGATTAACTTTAAATTTAGCCGGACAACAAGTTCAGCTAAGTGTTACCAGCCCCGATGGTAAAGAAGAAAAAGTGGTAACCCTGCCTACAATGAAAGATGAAACGCAAGCTCGTTATCGGGATTGGGTAGAAAGTAATCGTGAGTATGTCCATAATGCCTCTAAAGGCAAACTTGGCTATTTGCATATACCGGATATGCAAAAAGATGGTTTGATAGAATTCCATCGCTATTTCTTGGCAGAAGTGGATCACGAAGGACTGGTTATTGATGTCCGTAGTAATGGAGGAGGCAGCGTTTCTGGATTACTGCTCCAAAAACTGGCACGCAAAAGAATCGGCTATGATAAAACCCGTTGGTGGGGTGCCAATCCTTATATGGATAATGCTCCCATGGGTCCTATGGTTTGTATTACGGATGAACATGCCGGTAGCGATGGCGATATTTTCTCCCACAGTTTCAAACTTTTGGGCTTAGGAAAACTGATTGGTAAAAGAACTTGGGGGGGAGTAATCGGAATTTGGCCCAGGCATTGGCTGGTGGATGGAACAATTACTACTCAACCGGAATTCAGTTTTTGGTTCAAAGATGTCGGCTGGGGTGTGGAAAATTATGGAACCGATCCCGATATTGAAGTGGATATTATGCCTCAGGATTATGTAGAAGGAAAAGACCCGCAACTGGATGTTGCCATCAAAACCTGCCTGGCAGAAATAAAGAAAAACCCTCCGCTGAAACCGGATTTTGGGAAAATCCCGCGTAAGACACTACCCTGA
- a CDS encoding DNA methyltransferase codes for MKIDEASQLTIPIFEDNPKSSVWVILNQVKMIEVLAEIQKTSNLDLTKNRVTKLKAIITNYSKDKEGLLNIEANGDTISLRRDILLSELEQILESQTLERAQYYLKRLINGIKKEKTSKINDINLLRWKEYDEILTDSLWLFDKRNTSGAHLGWYWGNFVPQIPHQMMLRYTKKEDWVLDTFLGSGTTLIESKRLGRNGIGIELNAEVASKAEQLIKTEPNKYNVVSDILIGDSRTIDIKPTLNKYATEKVQLLIMHPPYHDIIKFSKDDKNDLSNAETIEEFLKMFKGVVDNVTPYLEKGRYLILVIGDKYSKGEWIPLGFYCMQEVLNSGYLLKSIIVKNFEETRAKRNQQELWRYRALVGGFYVFKHEYVMLFKKK; via the coding sequence ATGAAGATAGATGAAGCAAGTCAACTCACAATACCTATTTTTGAAGATAATCCAAAATCTTCAGTTTGGGTTATATTAAATCAGGTTAAGATGATAGAAGTCCTGGCAGAGATTCAAAAAACATCTAATTTAGACCTGACGAAAAACAGAGTTACTAAATTGAAAGCGATTATAACCAATTATAGCAAAGATAAAGAGGGACTTTTAAATATTGAGGCAAACGGAGATACAATTTCTTTGCGGAGAGATATTCTCCTTTCCGAACTGGAGCAAATTTTGGAATCCCAGACATTGGAGAGAGCACAATATTACCTGAAGCGTTTAATAAATGGAATAAAAAAGGAAAAAACAAGCAAAATTAACGATATCAATCTGCTTCGCTGGAAAGAATATGACGAAATCCTAACCGATAGTTTGTGGCTGTTTGATAAAAGAAATACTTCCGGAGCTCATTTGGGCTGGTATTGGGGTAATTTTGTTCCACAAATTCCCCATCAAATGATGCTGAGATATACCAAAAAAGAGGACTGGGTTTTAGATACTTTTTTAGGAAGTGGAACTACGCTTATTGAAAGTAAAAGATTGGGAAGAAATGGAATAGGGATAGAATTGAATGCAGAAGTTGCAAGCAAGGCAGAACAACTAATAAAAACAGAACCGAATAAATATAATGTAGTTAGTGATATACTTATCGGTGACAGCAGAACGATAGACATTAAGCCAACTTTAAATAAATATGCTACGGAAAAAGTTCAGCTTCTTATTATGCATCCGCCTTATCATGACATTATCAAATTTTCTAAAGATGACAAAAATGACCTTTCCAATGCTGAGACGATAGAGGAATTCCTGAAAATGTTTAAAGGAGTGGTTGATAATGTAACGCCCTATTTGGAAAAAGGACGCTATCTCATTTTGGTTATTGGCGATAAGTATTCCAAAGGAGAATGGATACCTTTGGGCTTTTACTGTATGCAAGAGGTCTTAAATAGTGGTTACCTGCTTAAAAGTATTATTGTGAAGAACTTTGAAGAAACCCGGGCAAAAAGAAATCAACAGGAGCTTTGGCGTTATAGAGCACTGGTAGGTGGTTTTTATGTATTTAAACATGAATATGTAATGCTTTTTAAGAAGAAATAG